The Candidatus Thermoplasmatota archaeon genomic interval TGCATTGTCAAGATAATCTGCTTCTGTGCTATCAATATAATAAAATACTTTTTTCAACCAGTTTGAAACATCCTGTGGTACGTCACAAGTTACACGACCTATGAACAACTCAGCATATAAATCAAAACCATTATCTCCTTCTTCACCCCAATAATTATCACCATCAGCATTGAAATTATTGTCAAGATTGCTCCAGTATATATCAGCATCAATATCTTTTTCATAGTTTGTATCCATGTCACGAGCAGGTATCCAATTTGATTCACCATCACCACCGATTAAAATATAATCAGTTCCCCAGTCCATATAGGCATCCTTACAAAATTCACGTATTTTTGCTTGTGTATCATTAAACAATGGAGCAGAATTCCAATAATCAGAACAAGCATAAATATCTTGAACTGTAACCAATGTGCATCTTAAACCGTCATTAGAAAGATGTTTATCCATTAAACTCTGCCAATTATAAGGTAAGGTACTAGATGTTTCCCAATAATCAAGACCATTGTATGTAGTTGTGATAATCACATAATCATAACTTTCACTAGGATCACACAGACCTCCAGGGTAGTCAAAAGTAGGTAAATCAGCAGTATACATATCAGTTATCTCAGGGTTATAAACAAGTTTTTCTACCCACGCCTTATCATCTGGATCATTTCTGAAAAACTCATTAACATATCCTGTTTCCCTTAGATTAATAGTCACTTTTATTTCAGAGTAATAGGTTAAAGTACCCTCACATGGGTTATATTGTATTGGGTATAACCCAAAGTTTAGAATTGCATAACCTCTACTATATCCAACACTGTACTCCGAGTTAAGGTTAGATGGATACACAGCATTTGAGGAATATATACTCATGTCTTTTTCAAATTCTTGTGGCACTGTACAATCAAAAGGAACTGAATGCTGATAAGGCAACACCGGTTTTTGGTTAAGATTTATACCAGAAATATCAATTGGTTCTTGGGTACCAACAACATCTATACTAATAACATCTGTCTTTGGTGGCAACAAAATCGTAGCAAAATGGACAGGTAACGCTGGTTGACCACTTGTTTTAGCCATTGTTATACAACCAGGCATCTCTATAAGCGTGTACTCAGAGTTATCTATCTGTCTTAAATCAAAGGTTGGTTGTTTAAATAAAAATGAGTAATTCAAACTATTTATAACATTGTTTTTGGTTCCAACCAAGTTTTTAGTTTGTATCGTTCCTATTGCTGTTGCAAAAGATGCAGTTAACATCAAAACACATATTACAACACCAATTTTTGCCCTGCCTAAAAATATTTTTTTATTTTCTCCCTTTCTCATAATGTTTTTTGCCTCCAACATACAAAATTTGTTAACAGATGTTAACAGATAAGGGGTTAATATCTTTTTTCAATCAACAAAAATGTGGAACAGCAATAATGGGAAGAAGCAGAGAGGTGAATTTTTTTATTAGAGGGGGTAATTAATTGGATGGGTCTCTAATTTGGAAAAAAGTCGTTAATACTACGGCTTCTTCCCATTGCCGTCGAATAAATAAAATATTTTATGGTTTTAAGTGTCTTTTTCGCAGATGCATACATACACGGATATACTTGTGGGTATGTAGACAAAAAAATCATAAAAAAATAGGTTTAATTGAAAAACTATGTGTATTCATCCCAGCTTTTAATCTTCAAATCATCTAAAGAGACTCTACTAATTGCTTCAACAAATCTTTTAGCAAGCTGCAGATTTGTTATTAATGGCACATCAAAATCAACAGCTTTTCTCCTTATAAGATAGTCATTGTCTAGTTCTTCTCTTTCTATGTTTTTTGGTATGTTTATAACCAAATCGATTTTCCCATCAGCTATGTATGTTAACGTATTTGGCTCCTGTTTTTCTAGAGGCCAATATAGTACTTCAGCTTTTATACCATTGGCTTCCATAAAATCTGCTGTTCCCTTTGTGGCGTAGAATTTGAAACCCATTTTGTCTAGTATCTTGGTGTCGCTGAGGAATTCTGCTTTGCTGTGTATTGGCCCAGTGGAGAGTAGTATTGTTTTTTTTGGTAGTTTGAACCCCACTGATAGTAAGCTTTTTAGGAATGCTTCGTTGAAATCATCCCCTAGGCATGCTACTTCACCTGTTGATGTCATTTCCACGCCTTGTATTGGGTCTGAACCTTTTAGTCTAGTGAATGAGAACTGTGATGCCTTGACACCGACATAGTCAAGGTCAAATGATGAACGATCTATAATTGGCACTGTTTTTTTCATCATTATTTTTGTGGCAAGGTCTATGAAGTTTATTTTGAAGACTTTTGATACAAATGGGAAGCTTCTTGATGCACGTAGGTTGCATTCTATCACTTTTACGTCGTTGTCTTTCGCTATGAACTGTATGTTGAAAGGCCCTGTTATATTCAGTGATTTAGCGATTTTTTTTGTTATTATTTTTATTCTCCTCATTGTTTCCAGGTAGGTTCTCTGTGGTGGTAAAACAAGTGTTGCATCACCTGAGTGTACACCAGCATTCTCAACATGTTCAGATATAGCATAACAATACAAGTTACCATGGTTGGCCACAGCATCTATCTCTATTTCTTTTGCACCTGTTATAAACTTGCTTATCACAACAGGGTGTTCTTTGCTGACCTCAGAGGCTTTCTTCAAATATTCTTTTAACTCGTCTTTGCTCAACGCTATGCTCATCGCTGCACCACTTAATACATAGCTTGGTCTAACTAGTACCGGGTAACCTACCTTATTTGCAAACTCCTCAGCATCCCCAAGGCTGGTTAGCTCTTTCCATTCCGGTTGATCAACTTGTAGTTTATCTAGTAGCTGCGAAAATTTATGTCTATCTTCAGCTGTATCAATATCAGATGGTGAAGTCCCTAGTATACGTACACCTGATTCATGTAATGGCAACGCTAGGTTGTTTGGTATCTGACCACCCATAGATACTATTACATCAAATGTTTTCTCTTTGTCACATATGTCAAGTACACGCTCAAATGTTAACTCATCAAAATACAGTTTATCACATATATCATAATCTGTACTAACTGTCTCCGGGTTACAGTTAATCATAATTGTGTTATATTTCAGGTTACGTAATGTTGCAACAGCGTTCACACAACACCAATCAAACTCGACAGACGAACCAATACGATATGCCCCACCACCAAGTACAATAACCTTGTTCTTTTCTCTGAAATCTAAATCGTCTTTGCAAGCATTATATGTTAGATACAAGTAGTTGGTTTTAGCTGGGTACTCTGCTGCAAGCGTGTCGATTTGTTTAACAAATGGAACTATAGCAAGTTTTTTCCTCTTTTTTCTAACATCCAACTCAGCTGTCTTTGTCAACAAGGCTATTTGTTTGTCTGAAAAACCTTTTTGTTTTGCTTCTGCTAAAAGAGAACGAGGTAAATTTTTGAGCTGGTATTTTTTAATTTTTTCTTCCAGCTCTATTATGTTTTTTATTTTATACAAAAACCATCTATCTACCTTAGATAACTCATATATTTTATCGATCGTATAACCCTGTTTTATAGCCTCAACTATGGCAAACATTCTTTTATCAGTTGGCTGAGAAAGCTCTTTTTCTAGATCATTGAAACTTAGGTTGTTGCATGTTAAACCATTCATTCCAACATCCAGCATACGTATAGCCTTTTGCAATGATTCTTCGAAGCTTCTACCAATAGCCATTACTTCGCCAACAGATTTCATCTCTGAGCCGATAGTTTGTGTGACACGCCTGAACTTTTGTAGATCCCATCGCGGGTATTTCACAACAACATAGTCAAGGGCTGGTTCAAAACATGCTGAGGTTTCACCTGTTATTATGTTTTTCACCTCATTCAGACTATAACCCAAAGCTAGTTTTGTTGCAATAAAAGCAAGTGGGTAACCTGTTGCCTTTGATGCAAGGGCTGAGCTTCTACTAAGTCTGGCGTTAACCTCTATTATCCGGTAATCCTCTGATTTAGGGTCTAGGGCAAATTGTATATTGCATTCACCGACTATACCAAGTTTTCTTATCACTTTTATAGACATTGCCCGTAGTTTGAAGTTCTCAGATGATGTTAGTGTCTGTACTGGTGCAACAACTATGCTCTCACCAGTGTGTATACCCATGGGGTCAATGTTTTCCATTGAACAAACAACAACACAGTTGTTGTATTGATCTCTCACAACCTCATACTCAAGTTCTTTCCATCCACCAAAATACTCTTCAACCAAAATCTGTTTTGTATAAGAGAACGCTTTTTTTGTTAACTCAACAAGTTGTTTCTCATCATAAGCTACGCCAGACCCGAGACCACCTAGGGCGTATGCTATTCTGCACATTACAGGGTAACCGATTTCTTTTGCTACCTCCACAGCATCTCTAACATTTGTTACAGCCTTGCTAACTGGTACTTTCAGGTTTATTTCTTTTATTTTTTTTACAAAAAGATCACGGTCTTCTGTGTTTAGTATAGCCTCAATTGGTGTACCAAGGACTTCAATCTTATGTTTTTTGAAAATACCTTTTTCTGCTAGTTCCACACCAACGTTTAACGCTGTTTGTCCACCGAAGCCAAGTAGTACACCATCTGGTTTTTCTTTTTCAATTACTTTTTCAACAAAATAAGAGTCTATTGGTAAAAAATATACTTTGTCTGCAAGATAATCTGATGTCTGTATGGTTGCAATATTTGGGTTGACCAGTATGGTTTTGATGCCTTCTTCTTTTAACGCTTTTATAGCCTGGCTACCAGAGTAATCAAACTCACCAGCTTGTCCTATGCGTATAGCACCTGAGCCAAGTAACAACACTTTTTTGATTTTCTTTTTCATCTCATTGACCTCAGGAACATGTCAAACAAAAACTCGGTATCATCAGGACCTGGCGAAGCCTCAGGATGGAATTGTGTACCAAAAAACGGTTTTGATATATGGTGTATACCCTCGTTTGTTTTATCGTTATCATTATAAAACCATTCACGCCAATCCTCAGGTAAAGTATCAGCATCAACAGCGTAACCATGGTTTTGTGAGGTTATGTAGCATCTTTTTGTACCAGCCTCAACACAGGGTTGGTTGTGGCTTCTATGACCATATTTCAGTTTGTATGTACTAGCACCAGCTGCTAAACCTAGTATCTGTGAACCAAGGCATATACCAAGGATTGGTATGTTTTTTGAAAAAGCCCTTTTAACATTCTGGATTGTAGCCTTACATAATCTTGGGTTACCAGGGCCATTTGAAATAACAATACCATCTGCTTTTTCTTTCAGGAAATCATAATCCCATGGTACCCTAATGATAGTGAAATCTCTTTTTAGAAAGGCGCGTATTATGTTGTTTTTTGTTCCACAGTCAACAATGATAATTCTTCTTTTACCTTTTTTGTAGACAACAGGATGTTTTATGCTGACTTCTGCAACCAGGTTTCTTTTATTTGGGTCTTCGAAACCTATGTTTTCTTTGACATTGTAAACTATTTTTCCTAGAAGTGTGCCTTTTTTTCTAATTTTTTTTGTTAGCTCTCTTGTATCAACACCATAGATGCCTGGTATTTTGTGTTCTTTCATCCATTCTGACAAAGATTTTTTTGCGTTCCAATGGGAGTAGTTTTCAGAATAATCTGATATTACTAAACCTTGGATTTGTATCTTTTCTGATTCAAAGTATTTTAGTATGTTGTCTTCTTTTTCGTAGCCTGGCACACCATAGTTGCCTATCAAAGGGTATGTTAAAGTCAGTATTTGCCCATGATAAGAAGGGTCTGTTAGGCTTTCTGGGTAGCCAACCATACCTGTGTTGAATACGACCTCGCCGTTGGTAGGTTTTTTTGCGCCGAAGGCATAGCCTTGGAAAACAGAGCCATCTTCTAGAACCAGTTTAGCGTTTTGTCTGTTTGGTGTCATTTTCGTAAAAATCTCCTTCTCCGTAAGCTAAAAAACCTGTAACTTTATGTTGCCTAATATATCTTTCCGCTGTGTTTGTTGATACAATTTAGGAGGTTGTTCTGGTAACGTTTGTAAAGAAACATTTAATAAGTATTAATATAAAGGTTTATATAAAAATAATACTATAACGGGTATAAAATGACTCTGAAAATTAAGAAGATAGATGCAATAATTGTGGTAGCCCTTATAATAATAGCAGTGGTAGTCCTATATAAAGCAAACTATCTCTCTTTTAACG includes:
- the carB gene encoding carbamoyl-phosphate synthase (glutamine-hydrolyzing) large subunit yields the protein MKKKIKKVLLLGSGAIRIGQAGEFDYSGSQAIKALKEEGIKTILVNPNIATIQTSDYLADKVYFLPIDSYFVEKVIEKEKPDGVLLGFGGQTALNVGVELAEKGIFKKHKIEVLGTPIEAILNTEDRDLFVKKIKEINLKVPVSKAVTNVRDAVEVAKEIGYPVMCRIAYALGGLGSGVAYDEKQLVELTKKAFSYTKQILVEEYFGGWKELEYEVVRDQYNNCVVVCSMENIDPMGIHTGESIVVAPVQTLTSSENFKLRAMSIKVIRKLGIVGECNIQFALDPKSEDYRIIEVNARLSRSSALASKATGYPLAFIATKLALGYSLNEVKNIITGETSACFEPALDYVVVKYPRWDLQKFRRVTQTIGSEMKSVGEVMAIGRSFEESLQKAIRMLDVGMNGLTCNNLSFNDLEKELSQPTDKRMFAIVEAIKQGYTIDKIYELSKVDRWFLYKIKNIIELEEKIKKYQLKNLPRSLLAEAKQKGFSDKQIALLTKTAELDVRKKRKKLAIVPFVKQIDTLAAEYPAKTNYLYLTYNACKDDLDFREKNKVIVLGGGAYRIGSSVEFDWCCVNAVATLRNLKYNTIMINCNPETVSTDYDICDKLYFDELTFERVLDICDKEKTFDVIVSMGGQIPNNLALPLHESGVRILGTSPSDIDTAEDRHKFSQLLDKLQVDQPEWKELTSLGDAEEFANKVGYPVLVRPSYVLSGAAMSIALSKDELKEYLKKASEVSKEHPVVISKFITGAKEIEIDAVANHGNLYCYAISEHVENAGVHSGDATLVLPPQRTYLETMRRIKIITKKIAKSLNITGPFNIQFIAKDNDVKVIECNLRASRSFPFVSKVFKINFIDLATKIMMKKTVPIIDRSSFDLDYVGVKASQFSFTRLKGSDPIQGVEMTSTGEVACLGDDFNEAFLKSLLSVGFKLPKKTILLSTGPIHSKAEFLSDTKILDKMGFKFYATKGTADFMEANGIKAEVLYWPLEKQEPNTLTYIADGKIDLVINIPKNIEREELDNDYLIRRKAVDFDVPLITNLQLAKRFVEAISRVSLDDLKIKSWDEYT
- the carA gene encoding glutamine-hydrolyzing carbamoyl-phosphate synthase small subunit, with the translated sequence MTPNRQNAKLVLEDGSVFQGYAFGAKKPTNGEVVFNTGMVGYPESLTDPSYHGQILTLTYPLIGNYGVPGYEKEDNILKYFESEKIQIQGLVISDYSENYSHWNAKKSLSEWMKEHKIPGIYGVDTRELTKKIRKKGTLLGKIVYNVKENIGFEDPNKRNLVAEVSIKHPVVYKKGKRRIIIVDCGTKNNIIRAFLKRDFTIIRVPWDYDFLKEKADGIVISNGPGNPRLCKATIQNVKRAFSKNIPILGICLGSQILGLAAGASTYKLKYGHRSHNQPCVEAGTKRCYITSQNHGYAVDADTLPEDWREWFYNDNDKTNEGIHHISKPFFGTQFHPEASPGPDDTEFLFDMFLRSMR
- a CDS encoding C25 family cysteine peptidase encodes the protein MRKGENKKIFLGRAKIGVVICVLMLTASFATAIGTIQTKNLVGTKNNVINSLNYSFLFKQPTFDLRQIDNSEYTLIEMPGCITMAKTSGQPALPVHFATILLPPKTDVISIDVVGTQEPIDISGINLNQKPVLPYQHSVPFDCTVPQEFEKDMSIYSSNAVYPSNLNSEYSVGYSRGYAILNFGLYPIQYNPCEGTLTYYSEIKVTINLRETGYVNEFFRNDPDDKAWVEKLVYNPEITDMYTADLPTFDYPGGLCDPSESYDYVIITTTYNGLDYWETSSTLPYNWQSLMDKHLSNDGLRCTLVTVQDIYACSDYWNSAPLFNDTQAKIREFCKDAYMDWGTDYILIGGDGESNWIPARDMDTNYEKDIDADIYWSNLDNNFNADGDNYWGEEGDNGFDLYAELFIGRVTCDVPQDVSNWLKKVFYYIDSTEADYLDNA